In Panicum virgatum strain AP13 chromosome 4N, P.virgatum_v5, whole genome shotgun sequence, a single window of DNA contains:
- the LOC120670915 gene encoding uncharacterized protein LOC120670915 isoform X2, protein MAAQGSLVAWRAVFAALGVLMVGTLVYTCATDGSPFRSELLTPWMVATLVDFYVNVIAISAWVIYKEASWVSSAVWVVLLFCFGSAATCAYIVMKLFEVTPTGPSQDPLDLLFIRQGNPSQRKCSYVIIGRIIFSILGIFMATVVIYTVITDGLPFRKELLTPWMAATLIDFYINIFAISVWVAHKESSWISTTIWIVLLICFGSITTCGYIVLQLLQVSYQDPIYHVLLNSHSKKI, encoded by the exons atggcggcgcaggggtcCCTAGTCGCGTGGAGGGCGGTGTTCGCGGCGCTGGGCGTGCTCATGGTGGGCACGCTGGTGTACACCTGCGCCACCGACGGCTCGCCGTTCCGCTCCGAGCTGCTTACGCC ATGGATGGTGGCAACACTGGTTGATTTTTATGTGAATGTAATTGCAATCTCG GCATGGGTTATCTACAAGGAAGCAAGCTGGGTTAGTTCTGCCGTGTGGGTGGTTCTGTTGTTTTGCTTTGGCAG TGCTGCTACTTGCGCTTATATTGTTATGAAGCTTTTTGAAGTAACACCTACAGGACCATCTCAAGATCCACTTGATCTTCTGTTTATCAG GCAAGGTAACCCATCCCAGAGAAAATGCTCTTATGTCATAATTGGAAGGATTATTTTCAGCATTTTGGGAATATTCATGGCTACTGTTGTCATATATACTGTTATCACTGATGGACTTCCTTTTAGGAAGGAACTGTTGACACC GTGGATGGCAGCGACCTTAATTGATTTCTACATAAATATCTTTGCAATATCG GTTTGGGTTGCTCATAAGGAATCATCTTGGATATCAACTACCATTTGGATTGTCTTGTTGATATGCTTCGGAAG CATCACAACATGCGGATACATTGTTCTCCAACTTCTCCAAGTGTCATATCAAGACCCAATCTACCACGTGCTATTGAACTCTCATAGCAA GAAGATTTGA
- the LOC120670915 gene encoding uncharacterized protein LOC120670915 isoform X1, giving the protein MAAQGSLVAWRAVFAALGVLMVGTLVYTCATDGSPFRSELLTPWMVATLVDFYVNVIAISAWVIYKEASWVSSAVWVVLLFCFGSAATCAYIVMKLFEVTPTGPSQDPLDLLFIRQGNPSQRKCSYVIIGRIIFSILGIFMATVVIYTVITDGLPFRKELLTPWMAATLIDFYINIFAISVWVAHKESSWISTTIWIVLLICFGSITTCGYIVLQLLQVSYQDPIYHVLLNSHSKYGIATSL; this is encoded by the exons atggcggcgcaggggtcCCTAGTCGCGTGGAGGGCGGTGTTCGCGGCGCTGGGCGTGCTCATGGTGGGCACGCTGGTGTACACCTGCGCCACCGACGGCTCGCCGTTCCGCTCCGAGCTGCTTACGCC ATGGATGGTGGCAACACTGGTTGATTTTTATGTGAATGTAATTGCAATCTCG GCATGGGTTATCTACAAGGAAGCAAGCTGGGTTAGTTCTGCCGTGTGGGTGGTTCTGTTGTTTTGCTTTGGCAG TGCTGCTACTTGCGCTTATATTGTTATGAAGCTTTTTGAAGTAACACCTACAGGACCATCTCAAGATCCACTTGATCTTCTGTTTATCAG GCAAGGTAACCCATCCCAGAGAAAATGCTCTTATGTCATAATTGGAAGGATTATTTTCAGCATTTTGGGAATATTCATGGCTACTGTTGTCATATATACTGTTATCACTGATGGACTTCCTTTTAGGAAGGAACTGTTGACACC GTGGATGGCAGCGACCTTAATTGATTTCTACATAAATATCTTTGCAATATCG GTTTGGGTTGCTCATAAGGAATCATCTTGGATATCAACTACCATTTGGATTGTCTTGTTGATATGCTTCGGAAG CATCACAACATGCGGATACATTGTTCTCCAACTTCTCCAAGTGTCATATCAAGACCCAATCTACCACGTGCTATTGAACTCTCATAGCAAGTATGGAATTGCGACTTCCCTGTAA